In Vibrio chagasii, the genomic stretch CACAGAGCAGCTTCCGTGGATTCAGTCTGTAGATTACTACCCAGAAACCGAAACGGAGCTTTTAACGCCTTGCGCGTTCTTTGCCGTCATGGACTGGGAGCGAGCTGAAAATCAGCCAATGAACGGGCAAATGGCGGTCACATTGAACTGTGAAATCCTTGCTGTTCTCGGTATGGCGGATGCGCAATATCAGCTTGAAGTGCGCAATGCTGCCATGGCCATTGGTTTGAAAGTGGAAGAAGCCCGTTTCGGAATGCCAATAGAGCCAGCCGTGTTTGTCAGTGCTGAGCCGGATGCGTTCAACCCTGAACTGGATGATTATGCGGTTTGGTCCATCAGGTTCAATCAGGATGTGGAAGTGGGTGAGGATGCATTCAAACCGGAGGGGTTAACCCCTACCACGGTTAAAGTTGGATTCTCGCCAGACATTGGCAATGCCAATGAAGATAAATATGTACAGGTGGTACCGGATGGGTGATTTGAATTACATCGTCCGCGATCTGCAGCGGCGTATGGCTAACATGATTCGCCGTGGTCGAGTGCATAGCGTGGACTTTGAACAGTCACCACCACGGGTAAAGGTTGAGTATGAAAAAGATGCTGTAACTGGCTGGCTTCCTTGGATTTCAGGGAGAGAGTCAAGTAAGCACCGTACAGACTGGGAGCCTCTGGCTATTGGTGAACAAGTGATTATCTTGTCAGAGTCTGGAGATTTATCTGCAGGTGTGGTTATCCCCTCGCTGCCAGATGCCTCAAGCCCTGTACCGAGTACCTCACCGGATGAACATGTAAGCCGTTATGAAGATGGCACCACGTTCACCTATAACCGCAAAACCCACACGCTAACCATAGATGTTCAGGGTGATGTGAATTTTCATGCTACGGGCAATGTGACTAGCCATATCGAGGGCAACATGAGTGCTCAGATCGATGGCACTGCCGATGTTACCGTGGCGAAAGCAACCACGGTGAAAACCGATGCCACATTGAAAGTGGAAGCCGTTCAAGACCTCAGCATTAAAACAGGCGCCAATATGGTGCTGGATGCCTCGGGGAATGTCGATATTAAGGCAGGTGGCAACTTCAAAGTCACAGGCTCACGAGTGGATCTGAACTGATGAGCTGGATACCTATCGAATCGGTGCTGTTTCAGGTGCCAGATACTACTGAAAATCTTGATTACCTGATGTCATATCAGGCTGCGGAGGGTGAAACGGTTTTGAGTTATACCTGGTCGCTTTCTCCAAATGACCCAAACCCTTTCACTATCTCAGCAGATTTAAGCGGTGTTCGACTGCAGGCTGCGAGTTTATCGGGGCTGTTTAAGCCAGATTTCCTTGATTACCTGGATGGTGATCAGGTGCTGAGGGTATCTGACTGGCCAGAACTGCCACCTTGTAAAGAATTGGTGGAGTTCAAGCCAAGCAACCTTAGCCGATTGGATTACACCATCATGGTCACTGTTACCGTGAAATCAATTGACCCAGACACAAGCCAAGAGTTGGAAACTGAGCACAGCAACAGCTGGACAATGGTTATTTTGCACGATTACAGCTCAGGTAAGCAGAAATTATTGGAGTACATGCAATGCCAGCCGTAACCCGACAAGGTGACGGAGGGACAGGCCACGGCGCGTTCCCTCCAAGAAGCAGCACTGCAGGCAGTGGGGATGTGTTTTGTAATGGTATTCCGGTTCACCGTCAGGGTGATGCTTGGGGAGTTCATTGTGATCCTTCACCGTCTTGCCATGCTGGTAGCTTATCCGGTGGTTCATCGTCTGTTTTCGTTAACGGCAAGCCGATTGGGCGTGTCGGTGATGCAGTGGATTGTGGCTCAGTGGTAGCAGCTGGCTCATCAAATGTATTTGCAGGGGGATAACTGCCATGCGTGGTATGGATGCAACCACAGGTCGAGCTCTAAGTGGCATCGACCACTTAAAGCAGTCGGTGCGTGATATCCTCACCACACCAATAGGCTCACGGGTAATGCGCCGTGACTATGGTAGTCGACTGTTCGATTTGATTGATAACCCAGGTAACCCAGAAACAGTGGCTGATATTGTGGCAGAAAGTGCCCAAGCCCTGAAAAAGTGGGAAAAGCGTATTGAAGTATCACGAGTTCTTGTGACTTCCGCTCAGCCTGGTTCGGTAACGCTGACTATTGAGGGCAAATATAAACCCAATGGTGAGCCAATAACACTGGAAGGCATAGAGGTGAAATGATGGCCACCGTAAACGTAGACATGAGCCAACTGCCAAAGCCTGCAGTGATAGAGCAGTTGGACTATGAGCAAATCCTGCAGGAATGGATTGAACGCTATCAAGGGTTAGACCCTGATTATCAAGATGTGAATGAATCTGACCCTGTTTACAAGTTGATAGAGGTAGCAGCATTTCGTGAAATGGTTTTACGTCAGCGTGTTAATGACGGTGCTCATGCCACTATGCTTGCTTATGCCGTTGATGAAGATTTGGATGTGATTGGTGCTAACTTTGATGTTCAGCGCCTAGTCATTGATGAGAGCGACCCTAATGCAGTTCCTCCAAGAGAGCGCATTATGGAGTCCAATGAAGCTTTCCGGTATCGGATTCAGTTGTCAAACCGAGCCAAGAATACAGCAGGTAGCGCAGATGATTACGAGTTCTGGGCATTGTCAGCTGATGGTCGAGTTAAAAGTATTGCTACGGACTCACCGAAAGGCACATTGGTGGTTACGGTTTCTGTACTTTCCCATGAGGGAAATGGCACAGCAAGCTCGGAGCTTATCAAGCTGGTAGAAGATACGCTTACTCCGAAAGGAACGCGACCTCTCAGTGATGAAGTGGTGGTACAAAGCGCCAATATCAATGAGTTTCCAGTAGTCGCGGAGTTAGAACTGTTTTCTGGTCCAGATCAATCTGAAGTGCTGAAAGCTTCCCGTGAGCAGTTAGATAAATGGCTGGCTGATTCGCACCGTCAAGGGATTGATTTAACCCTTGATGGGTTCTATGCCGCTTTGCGTGTTCCAGGCGTTTACAAGGTTCACATGACTTCACCAAGTGCTGACATCATCAATGATAAATTCAGCGCTGGCTACGCTTCTAGCATTACGCTAACAGCGAGGGTGACAACATGACAGGGAAAAGCCTGCTGCCACCTAATGCCAGCAAACATGAAAAAGACGTAGAGGCGGTGATTTCACCGCCTCTTTCTTTTCCAAATCGAGACCTTTGGAACCCCGATAAGTGTCCTGAGCATTTATTGCCTCATTTAGCTTGGGCTTTGTCAGTTGATAACTGGGATTCATCTTGGCCTGTTGAGCGTAAACGGCAGGTGATCAAAGACAGCATCTTTATCCAAAGGAAAAAAGGTACTAGAGAAGCTATTGAGCGTGTCGTTAGCGCTATTCGTGGTGATTTGACGGAAGTGAAAGAGTGGTTTGAAGACAAAGAACGTCTTCAGCCTGGTGATTTTGAGGTGAACTACTTATCAACGGTGCAACCAATTGATGGTAGGGATATTCAGAAACTCATTCCGGTCATATACAGCGCTAAAAATGTGCGCAGCAAGCTGACAAACATCAATATCACGAGCCAGATAGAAGCTCCTGAAAAATTAGCCTCTGTTAGTCGTCAGGGGATAGGTGTTAAAGCCGGGCCATGGTCGATTTCTTCCATGGTGAGCTCGTCTGGTTCCAGTCTTAGTTGCTTTTCTCGTCAAGGTATCGCTTTGCGTTCTGGCCCACTGAAGATCAGAGCAATTACAGAAGGCAGTCCTTCAATTTCTTGTATTTCCCTTATTGGCCTGTGCATTCGCTCTGGGCCTTTATCGTTGGTTCTGGAGTAAACCATGTCAACAACACCAGAGAGCCAACAACAATTTGGCTCAATTTTAACCGTGCTTGGTGAAAATGCTGAGCAAAACGGCAAGCTGCAGAATAAGCAGATTTCATTCACTCATATTGCAATCGGTGACGCTAACGATACGTATGTTCAGCCTGATCGAGCGCAGACCTCATTGGTTAATGAGTTGGCACGTATTCCAGTTAATTCCGTGGATGTGTTGCAGCCAACACCTGACAGTGTGCCGATGCTAAAAGTAGAAGCCATTTTGCCAGATGATGTGAATGATTTGATCATTCGTGAATTTGCTGCAGTGGCGGAGTTTAATGGCGGGACGTATTTGCACGCTGTAGGTAACTGTGCGCGCATTTATGTGCCTAAGCCGCTCAACAATGGCAATGTTGCCACGCCAGTGACATTGGAAATGATCTTTGTCATTACCAGTGCAGAGCCGATTATTGAGATTGACCCGAACATTGTGACGGCCAGCCGAGAATGGACCACCATTAACTTTGCTACGGTTATCAAGAATGTTGAGCAGTTGAAAAAGTATCGCGGAACCACACCAGGGCAACAAGTGGAGCTGCTTGGTTATCATGCTGAAGGTGACGGTGGTGGCGGTGCATTGATTTGGATGACAAACCCTCCGCATTCAGCGAATGATGCCACCGTGTTTGATTCAGGTAGCGCCTCCGGTTATTGGGTGCGCCGCAACCTGACTATTACGCCAGAGCAGGCGGGTTGGCAACCAAACAAGAATGGTCCGGCACGTATTCGAGAATTGTTGAATGCAGGCGTTTCCTTTGCCAAGCCGAAGCGTCTGACCTCATTGCAGGGACAAGCTGCACGTTGGGCAGCAGGACAAAAAGCTCCGATTTGCTTTTTTGGTGACTCAACTACAGATGGTCGCATTACCACGATTGACGGTGTGACATTAGCTTCTAAATGGAATATTGACCGTTTGGTTGGTAATGCGGTACCGGATGGTTTGGTTTATGATCATGATGATACCGAGGTGCCAAATGCTTATCCCAATGTCATGCAGCGAATTCTGCGTGAGTTCCATGCGAATGACTTAATCCGAGTTTATAACGCGGGTTATCGCGGCAAACAGGCGCAAGATGGGTGGGCGGTTAATAATGTTCACAATGCCGTTTATGGTAATGCAACCTATGCGGATCTGGAGTGGGTAGGGATCATGTTCGGGCTAAATGATTCTGCCGCCTCAACTGACCCGGAATTGTTGGAACGTCGCACGTATGTAGAGAATCAAGCTCTGATTTTGGATGCGTTTGCTCGTGGTGTTCAGCCAGCAATGATGTCATGCCCACCATCGAACAATACCGCCGAATCAGGGGATTATGGCAATAATAACGAGGTTAACGAGTTGGTTGACCAAGTTAAGCGCCGTTTGGCTCATGAATATGGCATTGAGTTTCTGGATGTGAACCATGCGATTAAGCATTGGATTTACAATAACGGTGACAAAATTGCCTTTTCGTCAGCCTCGTCTGATGGCTTGCACTTAAACGACATCGGCCACCTGAAAAAAGCAGAGTTCCTATTTAAGACCGCTGAACGTGAAAACGTTCCGACCCTGATTGAAGACAGGCACTGTTTTGATGTGGTTCACTCAGCAGTTCGCTATGCGTTAAGCCGAAGTGATATTAGTTCCAGTGACCCCATGCGTGGTGCGAACAAGCTGTATCAAAACGGCATGATTCAAGAAAATGATGTCGGTAAGGTTTTAGGTAAAGATGTGATTGATTTGTGGGTGTGGAATGAACGCCGCGATCATTCACTTGTTTACCGTGCGTATAAAGATCAGCAAGCTAAATTCGAACTAGCAGATCGTGTGGATTTGCCTCGCGTCTTGGTCGAATCGCAGTTATTTACCGCTCAGGAGTACCACCGAAAAGTTATTTTTGATGATGTGTCGCCAGATTGCATTGGACATACTGGTTCTGGTCGTTCTGATTTTCCGTGTTTTATTGGTAAGTTGCGTTATGGTCTGAATCGAATTCGTATTCAGATCCCTCCAACGGCGCAAAAGCTGTTTGAAAACGACATCGTAACGGGCTATCTCAAAATCGGTTGGTTAGATTTTATTGCCGACCGTCAGGAAAACCGCTACCCGGTGATGCATTACAACAATGGCTTTAGCTACATGGATAAAGCGCACTGGCGTGATGTTGTCGCTGGTCGTGGTCGTGTTGTTCACCCACCAATTGATACCAATGTTCCATACAACTACGTACGAAATATTATTTCCCCATCACTGCATGGGTTTAATACCTATTCATTGAAAAAGCCGGGCGATGTGGTGGAGTTTCGTTTTGAAGCGAACTTCCCGCTAGGAACAGGCGTCGCGCTGGCTTGGAATAAGATGGAAGATGCTAACTCTTATCCGTCTGAGTTTGATAAGAACAACATGTTTTCATCTGGCGGGGTGCTGATTTTTTACGTCAGTGCTGCTGTTGGTGATTATGTTCGCTTTGCATTTCTAAACCCGGCAAATAATGGCATTCCAACTATTCCATTATTTGAAACAGGGGTTGCTCTGGCTGAACTACAAGGTAAAACCCTGTTGGTTCGAATGCAGCTAAGGGCGGATTATACGATTCAATTAACTTTGAGCAAGGACGACTTAACTCCACGGCGCGGAGTCACCGAGACAGATTTGCCCTTCCGATTTCAAACCGGTCTGGTTGGTACAATCAGAGCTGCCGCGCGCCGTATACACTGCTGGCAGTTCATTCTAAATGATGGCCGAGTGCCTACCGTCACAGGGGCACGGAATAACGCCATCAGCACGAAGTACACAAGACGACGCCGGGCCGCAATGGCCGATGTAACAGTGTCACGCCGGTCAGACGCCAATGCTACACTCGATCGGCACTAAATAGTCGTCATCGAACTGACGCGCTGCCACTTCAGCCGTACTACCAGTACCACACCGGCGGACGTCTCTCCCCAGGCTGCCGGTCAGGCGGCAGTGTGTCGCAGTCCGTGCCGTCCGCGGTACACCCGCCGCATCTGATCAGACAGGCGCATTGCGATTGTACGAGTGCTGATGATATTACTGTCCGCAAAATCGATCGAGTTATGCAGGCTAGGGGCCGGCTTGATAGCCATGGAAATGATTAAGAATACCGCGCATACCAGAGTTTAGCCTGAGCTGATACGTGTCGAGAAATAGCGAGGCTAGCCCATCTTCACCAGACAGAACGGCCGCCAGTTACTGACGCATCGCGCTCGTCAGCGACGCATTGAGTGACGCAGCCTGAGTAGCCGCTAGCCAAGGATCGTCTCTGCCAGCAAGGTGCCGTATTGATGCCGAGCAGCTTTGGTGCAGGCCCATTGTTGCGCCTCAGCCAGTGGATCACTGAAAGATCCAACACCACAAAGAACGAAAACAGCAATCATCATCCGTAGGCTGCCTCCGCCAGCTACCCGCAGTCCTGACGTTGAGTTAGCACGGAATGAGTTTGAACATCATCACCATCGAGGTACGCGCGCCTTCATTATCGGCCGTGGGAAAACATCACAAAAAATGACGATAGATTACGGCAAATGTTGATCCGCGACAGCAGAGCGATTCCGCTTAGTGAGCGCTGGTCGACAAGAACGACGCCAGTTTAATCATTGCGGCATCTGGCGCTGATCTTCGATTTGTCCACAATAATAAGACACACGCTGCAAGTCATTTTTGTCGAACGATCATCCTGAAGAGGACGGCAGGTGACACAGTCAGCTGGGCCACTATGCAGAATGGCAAATGGTAATGCCAGCTACCACGCCACCCAGCCTCCTGCGGTTTAACCCTCCGGATTGCCGCATTACGCCTTTATCCCAGCTCGACGAGGCATATAGCCGCCTTCGCTCTGCGGCCTCCGCCGCTGGCCTGCCAGACCGCGCCTACCGACTCACCGAGATCTCTCAGGCGGTAAGCGCACCCAGCTGAAGAATACGGCATGATCACTAAGACATGTGATACTCAGACACAGCCAGCGATACATGAGCACCATGAGCTGGATTATTGGCATAGCCTGCGTGCTTTATGCGGTTCTACTGAGTCATCCACGTACGTTTATAGATCGATGCACCCAGGCAGCCTGCAGCCTCTTGCTACTACACACCACACTGTATCATGATACGCAATTGCGGCCTGCGATGGGAAATAGTTGTGGAATTAGTAGAAACAGTTCAACTTGAATACTTGCACGCTGCAGTCGCGCACGTCGCCCTTAAAGCTCAGATCAGCCACTGCAGATAGCAGAATGAAGATCCAGTCCACCTCCAGTCACAGTTGCCACAGACTGCCGTCATTCAAGAGCTAGATATGACGATTGCTGGCGAAAAAGGCGTGCGCATAGAAGGGTTTTGTTTACAAAGAACTAAAGAAGGAGATTCAATCTGTTAACTCGTCATGATATGGCAACTCGCCACCGGAATCGTCCAGTATCTTGGAGATCCTTGAACCGTGTCCTGTACATGGTACATATGCCGGCAATGCAGTGCCTAAACGGTCATATGACAGTTGATGGCAGCCTCAATAAACAATTTCGTACCAATGAGTCATCAGATACACAGAACGGTCATGATTGATAGTTGACCATGAGTCCGCAGCGAGGTACAGCTAGCCTTACATCAAATGCTGTTGCAGATTTTAGGATAGATGGGGCAAGGGATAGAGGCATTTGAAATATTTATCTGTCTAGAGGCCACCACTAGTCAGTGACCATAAATGCAGGATTTCCAATGACGATCACAACCGTAACAGACAAGTGAGTTCCATATGTATTGAAGCCTATGATATGGTCGACGCTAGCATTTGTGTCGCCAGTTAAATGGGATTTTTAGTAAACACAGATCTTAGTCGAGCATTCAGCTACTCTGGTGAAAGTTTAGCCCTTTGGCAGCCACTGATACTACTTAGATGATGACGAATGCCGATCAAAGAATTACGAGCGCTTTGATAGTATGTTAATTTGATACAGTAGCAAGCCAGCATCTTAGCAGACATTATTGCGGGGAAGGTGGGCCAGCAGCACAGCCATTAACCGCAATAGCGGAGGCGCCAGGCCTGAATATCGGATGAACAATAGTTTAACCGTTGATGGCGGCCAGCGGGCATCTCCTTTAACCCAACGACATCACATCCGCTTTCAGCGACCGATACATGATGTACAGACGCACCGACAGTCGCAAACCGATAGAAATGAGAGCCGGGCCCAGGTTTACATGGCGATGCTGGACTCTTGCCTACATGGGAATGGCAAGTCACGCACATATCGGTCGCTTATATCGCGAAGGATAATGGCACGGGCAGTTGCTATTAGGTGTCAATGGCCTAATTTACGCATGTGCTATCGGGCTTGGCTCCACTTGTAACTGTACTGGGACGCATAAAAGTGTTTAGCTGGCAAGTTAACCTGGTGCCTAAATCCGCCTCCAGCAACGTAATTATCAGGCCTTAGCTCATTATTCACGTTTGGGATGGTCACAACAATTAAATGATTAACTGATTCTCTCTGTGTGGGCAGGTTTCGGGTTAAATCAGTATTTGTTATGGCTGGATGTCTGTTACCTGAGGCCAAATCCCACATCAGATCCAACAAGAGCAGAGGTCAAGGGCAATGACAGTTACACGGCAGTTGCTCAGCAGGCCTGGGAGCACTACTGTTCATCGCCAAGCTCGGCGAAATGTGTCGTTCAGGTCGTAATCAATTAGCACTGCTACCATCTTCATAGCGTGCCTGAGTGACGACGGGCGCCGACGGTACCGTTGGCGTTTCTGCCTCAGCCACCCGCCGTCATTGAGCGGCGCCGCAAAGCTCACAATCCGCATTGGCAAACACTGCCGCACGCAGCGAGTTGACGCCGAATGGTCAGATAGCCTCAGCGATGCCGTGGTCCGTGCCAAACATCGATGGGCATGATAGAGCCTCAATCATATCAAGGGCAGGGCGATAAAGCCAAATATTAAGCCATGATCAGCCTGAATGAAACGAACACCAAATTATTGCGCAAGTGGCTTATCCCGTCATCAGTCAGCCTACATTGGTTTTTACGGCAACGACTGATAGACCCCATCAGCCTTGCCGGCTGTCACAGGAAAAGCGTGATGCCCAAAGCCAACCCGGCCAGGCGGTTCCTCCGTGTTCAAACCAGCCTCGCTCAGATTTCCGGCTCACACCGTCAGCCAGACCACTAGGTCTACGGCGCTGCAGAGTCTTAAGTCGATATCGACGGATAGCGCATGGTTCTGACTACTGGATAGCTACTGCCAGACAGTCACCCCAACCCCAGTATATGTTTCTACTATTGTTTTAATGAGACTGGTTTATATAAAGCCGATTTAGCCTAGACTGAGCGTGCCCACCTGCTATGATGTAGTAGCGCCCATGGATAATCGGAAACAGAGTTTCCAAACCACGGAGTTGGGATGAGTAACACTGGCGATGTAGTAAACTGCTGCCGCAGAGATCATAGTCAAAGCAAAGATTATAACAAATTTCATGCCGACAGGCAGAATCTCCATACCGGCCAGCCAAGCGTTATGGCGCACAGCCAGCCATCGGTTACTGGTCATTTCGAAAGAGAAATGAAAGATGCCGGGCGGTAGCCTGACAAACAGTACAACGAAGCCGTTCACGAAATGATGTCGTCGTGTTGCCGCTACCATCAGCAACTGAGACGCTGGTGCTGGCCAACCGACAGCCTGTCCTGAATCGCGCTTAACGCCTCAAACTAAAGAACAGGCCAATGTTTACACGATAAAGCGAAATAGGAGGAAGATGTTGGGATTAGCATACTGCACGCCCGATTTAGATATCATGCCGAAGGGCTATACATTTGATGGCTTCGGTGATGAAGATGGCAAGTGGAGAACAAAACAGCCAATGGTCATCAGCGAAAGATGTTAATAGCCTAGCCTCTCTGGCATCGCAATCCTAAATGTTAGCCTCCTCTGGTACTGGCACTTCCTGCCGTAGTCCATTACAAACTCTCACTTGATTGGCCTCTCTGCCTGCCTCAACAGTAACAACATCACTAGGTTTATATCGAACAACCCATCCCAGATCACCCCCACCAGCAAATCATCCCAACAAATTCTGCCGAATGGAGCATCGCCGTACTCCGCCAGCACGCTTTGATTACTCCATCGAATATGTTATTTACGATGGCATTACTTCATAAAAAGACGAACAGCAATTGTTATAGCCTATAAATGACGCTTCATGCAAGCCATCCCCAAAAGCCAATTATTAGCGCATCGACAAGAACGCTGCATGCCTGCCGGGTCTGTGTTTCGAACGATGACATCAGTCAATGACCTATGAATATTCAATTGTCACGAGATGGCGCTTGCATCGTCCTTACGCCAGCCCATCAATTGCTTTGCGCAGACGTTGCACTTTATACCATTTCTGCTGTCACTACCCTGAAAGCTGTTTGCCGCATGCCATCACTTCCAGTCCCGATCATGACTCTACCTTCATGGCACCCAAGTCCAACTAACACATTTATGCACTCTGCATTGCAATATTCAGAATGCACATCTTGCTGAAATGCAATTTCCAATATGGGTCGCCAGCTGGATCGTGCTTTATAGATGCCAGCTGGGTTAATAACAATAAACATGCCACCATTACACACAGATTGACAACAACTCATCAACACATGATTTGGGCATACATCACTCCATCTTCGACGTGTACTATGAGCACAGCAGATCCACCAGTTCATAGACAGCGTCGCGAAAATCAGCGTTATCAGACAAAAATGTCTCGATTAGTGTGTATTGGATCTTCAGCAATAGTACGGTTCGATGAGTTGGATTGTGCTACAGAGTGTTACTACAGTGCAGCCAGATACTGATATGATGTTTCATATCCACATGAATTTGCCATAGGATAGCAGACCAGTCATTAGAGTTATGATCGTCCGCTTACGATCCTGCTGATGTTCCTTGTAAGAATATCCACCACATACGGTACATTTTTATGCTTGATATTCATAACAGGCTTGCCTCCCTTGTTTAGTCGTTCCGGTTTTTTAGTCATTTATCGAAATAAATGGGCGGCAGTCTCCTGTAGTAGTTGTTCAGTTTCATCTAAAAGAAATTTCTCTAGATTATCGCCTCCATATCTGGTTAGCAACCTATTGCAGTTGCCTTGTTTTCTGGGTCAGATATCGTCGATATTTACGATGGTCAGGTGAACCTGAGCCAGCGTCTCAAATAACATAATTCACCATCTTATCAAAATTAAACATGCACTGACGCGAAGTCCGCTGATTAGTAAATCTCTTCTTGATATAACACTGATAATAATAGCCATTTCCAGTGCCTGCGCAGAACTTCATCATCCAGCACACCGGCACGACTTCACCCGTGACTGATCGAGGCACATGTATCAACTTTCCAAGATTTTATACCAATACCCATCGCACCTTAGCGGTTTTTAACATAGTCTATCGCCTCTTGATAGCGCCTTAGAACTGCCGATAGCCAGAGGTGCCCGAAACCCCCGGGGATTGTAAGACAGTCGTTTCACGCATCACTACCACGAGCTATACCAGGGCTTCACACGCCTTTCCTCGCCACCAGCTACCATTAGTCTCTCCTCTGCCACTGTTTACGCCTGGCTACCCTGCCATCCAGGCATCGTGTATTGACGAAAGCCTTTCTGCTGCCACGCACGCACATCAGCCCCCTGTTTCTGCCACTGTCATCAAGCGCAACGCTTTAACTCCCGCATGCAGACGCTCACAGTCGCTGCCGACCTCCCCGGCCTCCCTTCACCACACAACTGAGAAACACCCCTGATCATCGATTTCACCAAATATAGCACGTCGAGAAATGGCAAGCTACATCAGTACCCTTGTAATCTAGATGCCAGACGATCGTGAATGCAGTAGCATTTGTCCAACGTCCCAAATGAGCAACAGAGGAATTAGTCGAGGCATCACGCTCGTTTCCAGCCACAGATATTTCAACTTGCTGGAATTC encodes the following:
- a CDS encoding phage tail-collar fiber domain-containing protein, encoding MSTTPESQQQFGSILTVLGENAEQNGKLQNKQISFTHIAIGDANDTYVQPDRAQTSLVNELARIPVNSVDVLQPTPDSVPMLKVEAILPDDVNDLIIREFAAVAEFNGGTYLHAVGNCARIYVPKPLNNGNVATPVTLEMIFVITSAEPIIEIDPNIVTASREWTTINFATVIKNVEQLKKYRGTTPGQQVELLGYHAEGDGGGGALIWMTNPPHSANDATVFDSGSASGYWVRRNLTITPEQAGWQPNKNGPARIRELLNAGVSFAKPKRLTSLQGQAARWAAGQKAPICFFGDSTTDGRITTIDGVTLASKWNIDRLVGNAVPDGLVYDHDDTEVPNAYPNVMQRILREFHANDLIRVYNAGYRGKQAQDGWAVNNVHNAVYGNATYADLEWVGIMFGLNDSAASTDPELLERRTYVENQALILDAFARGVQPAMMSCPPSNNTAESGDYGNNNEVNELVDQVKRRLAHEYGIEFLDVNHAIKHWIYNNGDKIAFSSASSDGLHLNDIGHLKKAEFLFKTAERENVPTLIEDRHCFDVVHSAVRYALSRSDISSSDPMRGANKLYQNGMIQENDVGKVLGKDVIDLWVWNERRDHSLVYRAYKDQQAKFELADRVDLPRVLVESQLFTAQEYHRKVIFDDVSPDCIGHTGSGRSDFPCFIGKLRYGLNRIRIQIPPTAQKLFENDIVTGYLKIGWLDFIADRQENRYPVMHYNNGFSYMDKAHWRDVVAGRGRVVHPPIDTNVPYNYVRNIISPSLHGFNTYSLKKPGDVVEFRFEANFPLGTGVALAWNKMEDANSYPSEFDKNNMFSSGGVLIFYVSAAVGDYVRFAFLNPANNGIPTIPLFETGVALAELQGKTLLVRMQLRADYTIQLTLSKDDLTPRRGVTETDLPFRFQTGLVGTIRAAARRIHCWQFILNDGRVPTVTGARNNAISTKYTRRRRAAMADVTVSRRSDANATLDRH
- a CDS encoding phage baseplate assembly protein V, with protein sequence MGDLNYIVRDLQRRMANMIRRGRVHSVDFEQSPPRVKVEYEKDAVTGWLPWISGRESSKHRTDWEPLAIGEQVIILSESGDLSAGVVIPSLPDASSPVPSTSPDEHVSRYEDGTTFTYNRKTHTLTIDVQGDVNFHATGNVTSHIEGNMSAQIDGTADVTVAKATTVKTDATLKVEAVQDLSIKTGANMVLDASGNVDIKAGGNFKVTGSRVDLN
- a CDS encoding PAAR domain-containing protein; this translates as MPAVTRQGDGGTGHGAFPPRSSTAGSGDVFCNGIPVHRQGDAWGVHCDPSPSCHAGSLSGGSSSVFVNGKPIGRVGDAVDCGSVVAAGSSNVFAGG
- a CDS encoding phage tail protein I, which gives rise to MTGKSLLPPNASKHEKDVEAVISPPLSFPNRDLWNPDKCPEHLLPHLAWALSVDNWDSSWPVERKRQVIKDSIFIQRKKGTREAIERVVSAIRGDLTEVKEWFEDKERLQPGDFEVNYLSTVQPIDGRDIQKLIPVIYSAKNVRSKLTNINITSQIEAPEKLASVSRQGIGVKAGPWSISSMVSSSGSSLSCFSRQGIALRSGPLKIRAITEGSPSISCISLIGLCIRSGPLSLVLE
- a CDS encoding baseplate assembly protein, with the protein product MMATVNVDMSQLPKPAVIEQLDYEQILQEWIERYQGLDPDYQDVNESDPVYKLIEVAAFREMVLRQRVNDGAHATMLAYAVDEDLDVIGANFDVQRLVIDESDPNAVPPRERIMESNEAFRYRIQLSNRAKNTAGSADDYEFWALSADGRVKSIATDSPKGTLVVTVSVLSHEGNGTASSELIKLVEDTLTPKGTRPLSDEVVVQSANINEFPVVAELELFSGPDQSEVLKASREQLDKWLADSHRQGIDLTLDGFYAALRVPGVYKVHMTSPSADIINDKFSAGYASSITLTARVTT
- a CDS encoding GPW/gp25 family protein, with amino-acid sequence MRGMDATTGRALSGIDHLKQSVRDILTTPIGSRVMRRDYGSRLFDLIDNPGNPETVADIVAESAQALKKWEKRIEVSRVLVTSAQPGSVTLTIEGKYKPNGEPITLEGIEVK